One stretch of Pseudomonas sp. NC02 DNA includes these proteins:
- a CDS encoding AraC family transcriptional regulator, whose translation MLHSHLTTLNAVSLVLNTFKAEGQPAEALLAGSGICAADLSRADTRITTNQEMRVCANAVALRRDIGLELGRQMHVSSYGMLGYALLTSATFGDALRLALRYPALLGTLFELDLEEDGTRIWFSAADYRENPALETFNVELCLASLKVICDDLLGHALPLLGARFEHDAPDYRARYAEIFACPLQFGAIANAFAFDRSWLDQPLPLADAVTHQAMAERCRKQNTEFTGRQAWLGKIRHLLASQLSAAPGLDGLAEQMNCSPRTLRRHLHDLGCSYQELLDELRFERAKRLLGEDELPIYRIAEALGFSETASFRHAFVRWSGVAPSQFRP comes from the coding sequence ATGTTGCACTCCCACCTCACCACCCTCAATGCCGTCTCGTTGGTGCTCAATACCTTCAAGGCCGAAGGCCAACCCGCCGAGGCCTTGCTGGCCGGCAGCGGTATTTGCGCGGCGGACTTGAGCCGCGCCGACACCCGCATCACCACCAACCAGGAGATGCGCGTGTGCGCCAACGCCGTGGCCCTGCGCCGGGATATCGGCCTGGAGCTGGGCCGGCAAATGCACGTTTCTTCCTATGGCATGCTCGGTTACGCACTGCTCACCAGTGCCACCTTCGGTGACGCTTTGCGCCTGGCGCTGCGGTATCCGGCGCTGCTGGGAACACTTTTCGAGCTGGACCTTGAGGAAGACGGCACGCGCATCTGGTTCAGCGCCGCGGATTACCGGGAAAATCCGGCGCTGGAAACGTTCAACGTCGAACTCTGCCTGGCCTCGTTGAAGGTGATCTGCGACGACCTGCTGGGGCATGCCCTGCCGCTGTTGGGGGCGCGCTTTGAACACGACGCCCCGGATTACCGCGCACGGTACGCCGAAATCTTTGCCTGCCCGCTGCAATTCGGCGCCATCGCCAACGCGTTTGCCTTCGACCGAAGCTGGCTGGACCAGCCCCTGCCATTAGCCGACGCCGTCACCCACCAGGCCATGGCCGAGCGCTGCCGCAAGCAAAACACCGAGTTCACCGGGCGCCAGGCCTGGCTGGGCAAGATTCGCCACCTGCTCGCCAGCCAACTCAGCGCCGCGCCGGGCCTCGACGGCCTGGCCGAGCAGATGAACTGCTCCCCGCGCACGCTACGCCGGCACCTGCATGACTTGGGCTGCAGCTATCAGGAGTTGCTGGACGAGCTACGCTTCGAGCGGGCCAAGCGATTGCTGGGCGAGGATGAGCTGCCCATTTACCGAATTGCCGAGGCGCTGGGCTTCAGCGAAACCGCGAGTTTCCGTCACGCCTTTGTTCGCTGGAGCGGCGTCGCACCCAGCCAGTTCCGCCCCTGA